The following is a genomic window from Janibacter sp. DB-40.
ACGGAGGTCGCGCTGCGGACCGCCGCGGCGCTGGTGAACACCGCCGCCGGCGACGACGAGGACTCGCTGACCACGACGGACGGGTTGCGGGACTTCTACACGGAGTGGGGCTGGACCGGGCGGGTCACTGGGGATGCGCAGGAGCTGGACCAGGTGCGGGCGCTGCGGCCGCGGCTGCGCGCGGCGTGGGGCGCTGGGTCCGACGAGGAGCTTGCCGAGCTCGTGAACACGCTCCTGCGCGAGGGCCGGGCACTCCCCCAGGTCGTCACCCACGGTGACTACGGCTGGCACATCCACGCCACGCCGTCGGACGCACCGCTCGCCGTGCGGATGCAGGTCGAGGCGGCGATGGCCCTCGTCGACGTCGTCCGCGCCGACGAGCGCTCCCGGCTGCGCACCTGCGCCGCCGAGGACTGCCAGAACGTCCTGGTCGACCTCTCCCGCAACCGCTCGCGCCGTTACTGCGAGGGCGGCTGCGGCAACCGGCTCGCCGCCGCGGCCTACCGCTCCCGGCGTGAGGGCTGACCTGCGGAGCGGACGACAAGGTGGGGATGGG
Proteins encoded in this region:
- a CDS encoding CGNR zinc finger domain-containing protein; the encoded protein is MTFAHDTEVALRTAAALVNTAAGDDEDSLTTTDGLRDFYTEWGWTGRVTGDAQELDQVRALRPRLRAAWGAGSDEELAELVNTLLREGRALPQVVTHGDYGWHIHATPSDAPLAVRMQVEAAMALVDVVRADERSRLRTCAAEDCQNVLVDLSRNRSRRYCEGGCGNRLAAAAYRSRREG